From Synechococcales cyanobacterium CNB:
GCCGACGCCCTCCGCACCCTCGTCCTCGAAGGAGAGTTCGACGGCGCACGCACCATCTGGTGCCCCCTCGGCGATTTCTTCGGCTCCGGCGTCGGCGGCAACGACTTCGAAGACTGGTGGCGCACCGTCTCCGACGACGGCCGAACACTCCACGCACGCTGGCCCATGCCCTACGAACGCTCGGCCCGCCTCGCCATCACCAATCTCGGCACGCAGCCCGTCACCCTCAGCGTCGTCCTGCGCGCCCGCGGCTGGGAATGGAACGAACGCTCCATGCACTTCCACACCACCTGGCGACAGGAGCACCCCATCCCCACCCGGCCCATGCGCGACTGGAACTACGCCGAGATCCACGGCCGCGGCGTCTACGTCGGCGACACCCTCGCCGTCATCAACCCCGTCCCCGACTGGTGGGGTGAGGGCGACGAAAAAATCTACGTTGACGGCGAAATCTTCCCCTCGCACTTCGGCACAGGCACCGAGGACTACTACGGCTACGCCTGGTGCTCACCCGAACTCTTCACAGGCCCCTTCCACGCCCAGCCGCGCTGCGACGGCCCGGGCAACTACGGGCACACCACCGTCTCGCGTGTCCGTCTCCTCGACGGCATCCCCTTCAACCGCTCATTGAAGTTCGACATGGAGGTCTGGCACTGGCAGGAGTGCGAGGTCGGCTACGCCGCAACAACCCACTTCTACGCACGCCCCGGCACGACCACCAACGTCAACCCGAGCGAAACCGAGGTCAAGCGCGGCGTCATCAACCCGCCGCCTCTGCCCCCCCCCTTCACGATCGAAGGCGCGCTCGAAGTTGAGAACCTCCGCATCCTCGCCGGCTCGCCCGGCGTCTCCATCGTCAAGCAGGACATGAGCGGATTCGGACGCGACCGCTGGAGCGGCAACGCACACCTCTGGGTCCAGGGACGCGCCAAGGGCGACTTCGTCGAGATCGCCGTCCCCGTCGAAGACGAGCGCGCTCGCAAAGTCACGCTCCACGCCACTCGCAGCTGGGACTACGGCATCGTCCAACTCAGCGTCAACGGCACGCCCGTCGGCGAACCCATCGACCTCTTCTCCGGACGCGCGGGACTCTGCGAACCTACAGGCTCAATCGATCTCCCCGGCTGGCACAGGCCCCAGGACGGCAAGCTCACGCTCCGAGTCCAGGTCGTCGGCGCGAATCCCGACGCTCTCGGCACCCGCGCCTTCTTCGGCCTCGACGCCGTCGTCCTTACCCCGATCTGGTAACCCCCTCCTTCATCGAACCATCTGCCCCGGCAGGAACCCTGCAGGCCCCGTGCGACTCGCATTCGCATTCCCTCACTCCCCCGCCTCAATGACATCCACGATCCCAACGTCGATGTATTGCCCGCCCGTTGTTTGTCTGCAGTGCACCGCGATCGTCACCGGCCCAGAGAGCAGAGACTCTCTCGCTGCCTCGCTCATGCGTCGCACCACGTACCCCGTCGTGTACCCCTTCAGTTCTGCCGCCGGCACGCCGTTGACGTACACCTCCGCGTCCTCATCGTGGTGGATCAGCAGCCGCGGATCGTGCAGCAGTACCCGCGGCAGGATGAACTGCCGCCGGATCCACACGTCCCCCGTGTGCCACGGTGTGCGCACAACCGCTCCCGGCGTCCCCTCGCGCCCGAACCCGCCCGGTCCGCGCTGCCACGACGAATCATCAAACCCAGGCTTCTCCCAGCCATCCGCCGGCCGCTCGAACGTGTACGCCCACTCCACCGCATCGCCGCGCGATGTCCCCGCGATCTCCCGCACCCGCGGCGGGGGCGCATACAGCCGAAGGTGCGCCCCGAGCAGTTTCATCTCGTCCATCTTGATGACCTCACGGTCGTAGGTCATCAGCCCGTTCACCTCGACCTCCACGTCCGTCGTCTGCGTGTAGATCGCCCCCGACAGCCCCGGATCGGCGATCAGCAAACGCAGATCGTCCGCCAGCGCGAGGTACGCCTCCGTCAGCGCACCCCGATCCGTGTAACTCCGATACCCCCAGTTCTTCTCGTCCTGCCACGTGTGCCCCGCGAGCGGCAGCCCAAGCCCGCCGTATTCACCGAGGAACGCCGCACGCCCGCCGCTCGGCCTCGGCGACGCCGGCCCCGGATAGGCGTGCCAGTCGATCAGGTCGCCCGCGGGGTAGTCGTTCCACCCGCTCGCACAGATCACCAGCCGCGTCGGGTCCAGTTCCTTCACCCAGTTCGCGATCCTCACCGTGTCGTACTGCCCCCACCCCTCGTTGAAGGGCACCCAGCACACCACGCTCGGATGGTGCATGCGCCCCTCGACCATCGCTCGCAACTCCCGCTCGAACTGCGCAGCCGACTCCGCCGACCGCGCAATCTCCCCGCGCCCCGGCCCCACGTACGCGTCACCGCTCGGCATGTCCTGCAGCACCAGCAGCCCAAGCACGTCGCACCACCAGTACCACCGCTCAGGCTCCACCTTCACGTGCTTGCGGACCGCGTTGAACCCCAGCCGCTTCGTCACGATCAGGTCGTACATCAGCGCGGCATCCGTCGGCGCGGTGTACAAGCCATCCGGCCAGAACCCCTGGTCCAGCGGCCCGAACACGAAGATCGGCTCGCCATTCAGATGAATGCGCTCCACGCCCTCCGCGTCGGGCCGAACCTCGACCTTCCGAACGCCGCAGTACGACGCAACCCGATCCACCACGCGCTCGCCATCGAGCAACTCGACGACAAGGTCGTATAGCCGCGGCTGGTCCGGCGACCACGGCCGAAAGTCCGACGCGAGATCGAGCGCCAGCTCCTCGCCAGGCGCGCCCGTCGCCTCCGCGACCGCCACGCTCCCGATCGACACCTTCGCCCGCACCGTGCGTCCATCCTCCGCCACCGCATCGGCGCGAACGCGAACCATCCGAGTATCGAAGTCGGGCGTCACGTGCAGCCGCCGCACGTACGCGTTCGGCACAGGCTCGACCCACACCGTCTGCCAGATGCCCGTCGTCGGGGTGTACCAGATGCCGTGCGGCTCGCGCACCTGCTTGCCCCGCGGCTGCCAGTGCCCGTCCGTCGGATCCCACACACTCACGACCACCGTCTGCTCGTCACCGCCCACGAGCGCATCCGTGACGTCGAACGAGAACCCGTCGTACCCGCCGACGTGCTCGCCCACGAACCGCCCGTTCACCCACACCCGCGCGTGCCAGTCCACCGCCCCGAAGTGCAGCAGCACGCGACCCTCCCGCCACTCGTGCGGCACGACGAACGAACGCCGATACCACAGGTGCTCCACCGAACGCCCCACCCCGGAGAGCGCGCTCTCAATCGGGAACGGCACCAGGATCGTCCCAGCAAACTCCGCCGGCGAATCGCCCTCCGCCGGAGCCTCCGCCCACTCCCACAGCCCGTTGAGGTTCAGCCAGCTCTGCCGCGACATCGTCGGACGCGGGTACTCGCGCAGCACGCTCTCCGGCGAGACCTCCGCCGCCCACCGCGTCTTCAGCCCGCCTTCCACCGGCTTCCACTCCTCGGTCTGCCCCGACACGCCTACCACGACTGCCGCGGCGCCGACGATCCCGAGTACGCGCATCGCATCGCCTCCACGCGACCGCCGCACAGGGCAGCCACGCAGACACTCTACACGACACCGCCGGCAAGGGGCCGGGCGCGTTACGCCGGTGGCGTTGCCTGCCGTGCCTGCGCCTCCGCCCTGCGCTTCTGGTGACGGATGATCTCCCCCGTCGCCAGGAACACCACGTCCTCGGCGATGTTCGTCATCAGGTCGCCCACACGCTCCAGTTCCCGCCCCGCTCGGGAGATCAGCAGCCCGTCCGCGCACGCCTCCGGGTCGCGGCGCATCATCTCCACCGTCTCCCCGAACAACTGGCGGTTCAACTGGTCGATCGTCTCGTCCATCTCCACCACCGCGCGCGCCGACACCGCGTCCTCGCTCATCACCGCTCGCAGCAACTGGTAGCACATCAGCGGCACGCGCTCGCCCATCTCCCGCAGCGACTGGGGCCAGCGCGGCGGCGGATCACGCCGCATCTTCTTCGCGATCTTCGCGATCGACGACGCATGGTCCGCCACCCGCTCGATGTCCGCGTTCACCTTCAGGATGAACGCGATGATCCGAAAGTCCCGCGCCACAGGCTGCTTCAACGCGAGCAGCCGATAACAGTCCTGCTCGATCGCAACCTCCTCCTCGTCCACGCGGTCGTCGCGCAGACGAACCTCCATCGCCGCCTCCGCGTCCAAACGCCACAGCGCGTCCAGCGCACGCTCAAGCATCGCGATCGCGTACCGCGCCTCACGCACCAGCCGACGCTTCAGGAGCCGCCGGGTCCGACGTCGGATGCAGATGCCTCACCTCGTTCGATTGCACGACGGCTCCGTCCTTCCTCTCGTCCGGGGCATCCACCCCCGGACTCCGCCACTCACGGGCGAATCACGCGCTATCGGCATATCCACGCCCATCGGCGACAAAACAACGCTCCACGGGAACGGCAAAGCGTAGAGTCCCCGCGCGGCCTGGGCCGCAGCCTCCGCTTCCTCATGCCGGGAGACGCTCCGTGCCCAACCCCGCCCGCGAATCCCTCCGACGCCTCCTCGCACGATCCCTCCGGCCCGCCGTGTGGCCCGTCGAGCAACGACTCGACCGCATCATCAGCTCCGCCTCGCGAGTCTCCGCCTCGCGAGTCTCCGCCGCGGTGGTCTGGCGCGGGGGCCTTGACGGACACGCCATCGCCCACGACGCCTCCGTCGATCACGCCGCCACGAAGCGCCTCCGCCAGGAACTCACCTACTGGGCCGCGGTGGTCCGCGGCGCGGACCCCGCATTCCCGGGAGACTTCCGCGAAACCTTCGGCCGCTGGCAGCGCACGCGCCTCTACGAACTCGCCGAACGCCTCGGCCTCGCGGACGACTTCTCCCCGGGCGATCCGATCACAGGCCGCATGGCCGAGTGGTGCGCTGTGCGCACCGCCGTCGAGATTGGCTCCGGGCCATACCCCGCCGTCGCCGCTGCGCGCTGGCGGAGAGCCGTCGCCGTCGATCCCGTCGCCGACGGCTACTTCGCCGAGGCCCTCGTCCCTGCCGAAGCCGAACGTGTCGCCTTCCTCGCCGCCCCGGGCGAGAACGTCCCGCTCCCCGACGCCGTTGCCGACCTCGTCATCGCCGAGAACTGCCTCGACCATGTCGTCTCCCCCCCCCGCGTCGCCGCCGAGATGACGCGCCTCCTCGTCCCCGGCGGCCTCGCCTGGGTGCTCGTCGATGTCCTCGACCAGCCCGACGAACTCCACCCGCACGCCATGGACGACACCAAGGCACGAACCCTCCTCGAATCCGCGGGCTTGGAACTCGTTTGGGGCGAAGTCTGGAGCGGCCACAGCCATCCGCTCGCTCGGGGGCAATGGCGCGCCCTCCTGCGCAAGCCGGAATGATCGACCCATGAGCGTCAACGCCCAGATCGCCGAACGGCTCGAACAGATCGCCGAAATCCTTGAACTCCTCGGCGAGGACCGCTTCCGCGTCGCCGCCAACGCCAAGGCCGCCCGCGTCATCGCCGATCTCACCACCGACCTTGCCACGCTCGCCCACGACCGCGGCGCGCTGCTCGCCATCGAAGGCATCGGCGCCAAGACCGCCGACAAGATCATCGAGTTCGTCAACACCGGCCGCATCACCGAGCACGAGGAACTCCGGGCCAAAGTCCCGCCCGGCCTCCTTGAAATCCTCCGCATCCCAGGCCTCGGACCCAAAACCGTCGCCATGCTCTGGAAGGAGGCGGGCGTCACCGACCTCCCCTCGCTCAAGCGCATCATCGACGACGGCTCCATCCTCAACCTCCCGCGCATGGGCGCGAAGACGGTCGAGAACGTCAAGAAGTCCATCGAGTTCGCCGGCCAGACCGAGCAGCGCATCCCCCTCGGCATCGCCCTCCCCATCGCCGAAGAGATCGTGGCACGCATGAGCGCCGTCACGGGTGTCAAGCATGCTGCCTTCGCCGGCTCGCTCCGGCGCGGAAAGGAGACCATCGGCGACGCCGACGTCCTCGTGGCAACCACCGATCCCGACGCCGCGCACCAAGCCTTCACCACCATGCCCGGCGTCGTGCAGGTGCTCGCCAGCGGCGGCACGAAGAGCTCCGTCCGCCTCCGCGCCGCACACGACCTCGGACGATGGACCCTCGAAGGCCAGCACGGCAAGGAGTCCGGCGGCGTCGCACTCCAGGCCGACCTCCGCGTCGTCGATCCCGCCGCCTGGGGCGCGGCCATGATGTACTTCACAGGCTCCAAGGAGCACAACGTCCGACTCCGAGAACTCGCCCTCAAAAAAGGCTACACACTCAACGAATACGGCCTCTTCCACAACGACAACGACAACACCCCGCCCCAACACCGCGGCGTCAAACCCCTCGCCTCACGCACCGAGGATGCCGTGTACGCCAAGCTCGGCCTCCCCTTCATCCCCCCCGAAATCCGCGAGGACCGCGGCGAACTCGCCCTGGCCGAAACTCCACGCTTCGTCGAAATCGACGACGTCAAGGCCGAACTCCACGCCCACACCACCGCCTCCGACGGCTCGCTCGAGCTCCACGAACTCGTCAACGAAGCCAAACGCCGCGGCTTCCACACCATCGCCGTCACCGATCACTCCAAGTCCAGCGTCGTCGCCGGCGGTCTCGACGAGAAACGCCTCGCCGAGCAACGCGAACAGATCGAGGCGCTGCGCAAGAGCACGAAAGCCATCTCCATGCTCTGCGGCAGCGAGGTGGACATCCTCGGCGACGGCCGACTCGACTTCGACGACGAAACCCTCGCCACCCTCGACCTCGTCGTCGCAAGCCCCCACGTCGCGCTCAAGCAAGACCCCAAGGCCGCCACCAAACGCCTCATCCGCGCCATCGAAAACCGATTCGTTCATGTCCTCGGCCACCCCACCGGCCGTCTCATCAACCGCCGTCCCGGCCTCAGCCCTGACATGGCCGAAGTGATCGCCGCCGCGAAGCAGCACCGCGTCGCCCTCGAAATCAA
This genomic window contains:
- a CDS encoding DUF2961 domain-containing protein, whose translation is MRAGDLAAAAYRPPRQAAPSPSAGPKISCTSPRPERRDEHGAISMTRLHVGLFLSISLCCAASAAPPAVSLGSLLAEMIDRDAIARLPYPSYTCAQASSYDRRSVSPDNAEAWFANHDTSQFVRVEERDGRREFVMMDAQGPGAIVRIWSANPKGAIRIYLDGQQTPALEAPMDALLGGTWSPGPFVLAPPLAATRARGWNLYLPIPYATRCIVTSDADGFYYQVNYRTYEPGTTVEPFSMDTLRAQANTVARVQRALAEPMRGFGPRGIRGDTIISPGQTVPFDLTAGPACVYEFSVRLEADDIADALRTLVLEGEFDGARTIWCPLGDFFGSGVGGNDFEDWWRTVSDDGRTLHARWPMPYERSARLAITNLGTQPVTLSVVLRARGWEWNERSMHFHTTWRQEHPIPTRPMRDWNYAEIHGRGVYVGDTLAVINPVPDWWGEGDEKIYVDGEIFPSHFGTGTEDYYGYAWCSPELFTGPFHAQPRCDGPGNYGHTTVSRVRLLDGIPFNRSLKFDMEVWHWQECEVGYAATTHFYARPGTTTNVNPSETEVKRGVINPPPLPPPFTIEGALEVENLRILAGSPGVSIVKQDMSGFGRDRWSGNAHLWVQGRAKGDFVEIAVPVEDERARKVTLHATRSWDYGIVQLSVNGTPVGEPIDLFSGRAGLCEPTGSIDLPGWHRPQDGKLTLRVQVVGANPDALGTRAFFGLDAVVLTPIW
- a CDS encoding glycoside hydrolase family 2, translating into MRVLGIVGAAAVVVGVSGQTEEWKPVEGGLKTRWAAEVSPESVLREYPRPTMSRQSWLNLNGLWEWAEAPAEGDSPAEFAGTILVPFPIESALSGVGRSVEHLWYRRSFVVPHEWREGRVLLHFGAVDWHARVWVNGRFVGEHVGGYDGFSFDVTDALVGGDEQTVVVSVWDPTDGHWQPRGKQVREPHGIWYTPTTGIWQTVWVEPVPNAYVRRLHVTPDFDTRMVRVRADAVAEDGRTVRAKVSIGSVAVAEATGAPGEELALDLASDFRPWSPDQPRLYDLVVELLDGERVVDRVASYCGVRKVEVRPDAEGVERIHLNGEPIFVFGPLDQGFWPDGLYTAPTDAALMYDLIVTKRLGFNAVRKHVKVEPERWYWWCDVLGLLVLQDMPSGDAYVGPGRGEIARSAESAAQFERELRAMVEGRMHHPSVVCWVPFNEGWGQYDTVRIANWVKELDPTRLVICASGWNDYPAGDLIDWHAYPGPASPRPSGGRAAFLGEYGGLGLPLAGHTWQDEKNWGYRSYTDRGALTEAYLALADDLRLLIADPGLSGAIYTQTTDVEVEVNGLMTYDREVIKMDEMKLLGAHLRLYAPPPRVREIAGTSRGDAVEWAYTFERPADGWEKPGFDDSSWQRGPGGFGREGTPGAVVRTPWHTGDVWIRRQFILPRVLLHDPRLLIHHDEDAEVYVNGVPAAELKGYTTGYVVRRMSEAARESLLSGPVTIAVHCRQTTGGQYIDVGIVDVIEAGE
- the phoU gene encoding phosphate signaling complex protein PhoU, with translation MREARYAIAMLERALDALWRLDAEAAMEVRLRDDRVDEEEVAIEQDCYRLLALKQPVARDFRIIAFILKVNADIERVADHASSIAKIAKKMRRDPPPRWPQSLREMGERVPLMCYQLLRAVMSEDAVSARAVVEMDETIDQLNRQLFGETVEMMRRDPEACADGLLISRAGRELERVGDLMTNIAEDVVFLATGEIIRHQKRRAEAQARQATPPA
- a CDS encoding class I SAM-dependent methyltransferase, with translation MPNPARESLRRLLARSLRPAVWPVEQRLDRIISSASRVSASRVSAAVVWRGGLDGHAIAHDASVDHAATKRLRQELTYWAAVVRGADPAFPGDFRETFGRWQRTRLYELAERLGLADDFSPGDPITGRMAEWCAVRTAVEIGSGPYPAVAAARWRRAVAVDPVADGYFAEALVPAEAERVAFLAAPGENVPLPDAVADLVIAENCLDHVVSPPRVAAEMTRLLVPGGLAWVLVDVLDQPDELHPHAMDDTKARTLLESAGLELVWGEVWSGHSHPLARGQWRALLRKPE
- the polX gene encoding DNA polymerase/3'-5' exonuclease PolX, which codes for MSSTSPTNSTRTPWTTPRHEPSSNPRAWNSFGAKSGAATAIRSLGGNGAPSCASRNDRPMSVNAQIAERLEQIAEILELLGEDRFRVAANAKAARVIADLTTDLATLAHDRGALLAIEGIGAKTADKIIEFVNTGRITEHEELRAKVPPGLLEILRIPGLGPKTVAMLWKEAGVTDLPSLKRIIDDGSILNLPRMGAKTVENVKKSIEFAGQTEQRIPLGIALPIAEEIVARMSAVTGVKHAAFAGSLRRGKETIGDADVLVATTDPDAAHQAFTTMPGVVQVLASGGTKSSVRLRAAHDLGRWTLEGQHGKESGGVALQADLRVVDPAAWGAAMMYFTGSKEHNVRLRELALKKGYTLNEYGLFHNDNDNTPPQHRGVKPLASRTEDAVYAKLGLPFIPPEIREDRGELALAETPRFVEIDDVKAELHAHTTASDGSLELHELVNEAKRRGFHTIAVTDHSKSSVVAGGLDEKRLAEQREQIEALRKSTKAISMLCGSEVDILGDGRLDFDDETLATLDLVVASPHVALKQDPKAATKRLIRAIENRFVHVLGHPTGRLINRRPGLSPDMAEVIAAAKQHRVALEINAHWMRLDLRDSHVRAAVEAGCLIAINCDVHGAADFDNLRYGVLTARRGWLPPEQCVNCWPPKKLRDWLASRRTQ